Part of the Candidatus Omnitrophota bacterium genome is shown below.
GGGAACCAGATAGCCGGCCCCGTGTTCCAGGTAAGCCTCTTGCACCGAGACCACATACTCCGTAATCTTCCGCAGAGTCTGGGTGCGCTGGCGCACGGCTTTCATGACCCACATGGCCGAATGAAGGCGCTCCCGCACATAGCTCTTCAAGTCCTGCTTTGAATCCGCCTTCTGGATCAACTCGCGGTACTGTTTATTCAGCCTTAAGGGGAGAAGTTCTTCATCCTTGAGCACAACCACAAAACCGCCCTCCTCCTTCACAATGCTGATGTCGGGCACAACCGGGTGATTATCATCCAATCCGAGGGCTAAGGCGGGCTTGGGATCCAACTGCGAGATGATGGCCGTGGCCTCCACAATCTTGGACAGGGGGACTTTAAGTTCCTTAGCCAGGCGTTTCAGATGATGCACCCCCAGTTCCTTCAGGTAGTCCCTGACCAAGCGGTACGCAAGCGTATCCTCCCGGCCTTGCCGGGCCAGCTGAAGCATCAGGCATTCGGCCAGATCACGGGCCGCGATTCCCGGAGGATCCAGTGATTGGAGCATGGCCAAGGCCTCCGCGCTTTCCTCCAAAGAGCACGCGCAGGATTCGGCAGCTTCCTCCACCGTCGTTCTCAAGTAGCCGTTTTCATCCAGATTCCCGACAAGATACTCTCCGACCTCAAAAAGGCCGGCTCTGGGACTGAGCATCCGGAATTGTTCAAATAGAGAATTGCGGAAATTCGGCGCATCCGTAAGCAAGCTCTCGCGAAAGTTGTACATTTCCAAGGCCTGGTCATTATCCACCAGTTTCTGGTTACGCGAGGGGTCATCCTGCATATACTCCTCAAAATACTCCACGAATTCCTGTTCAGGACTCAGAGCTTCCGGTTCCGGTCGGGCTTCGGCCTCCATTGCATGATCTGTGCTGGGCTGATCCGAGCTGATTTCAGGTTCAGCATCCCCCGCAACCTCAAGCAGGGGATTTTCTATGGTCTGTTCGCGCAAATACTGGTTGAGTTCGGCAATAGGCATCTGCAAAATGCGGATGGCCTGGCGCATCTGGGGCGTTAACGCCAGCTTCTGCGTGAGTTTTTGGGTTTGTCTAAGTTGGAAGGCCATGGTGTGGAACAGCTCCCCATACTGCTAAGTTTTAAAAACTTATCCACAGAATCTCATACAGGAATTATAGCCTGCGTCTTCGCACCTTGCAAGAAGTCCGCATCACTGAACCTGGATTCAACCACGTACTTTACAGCCTCTTTATGTATTAGGCTTTAAAGTAATGTAAAGTGTTGCAGAGCCCGGCTTCGTAAAATTCTTCACATTGTCCAAATATTTCAACATTCGGGCCTTTCCCAGCAGCGCATTCGCAGGCCACTGAGTCCCTGCCCAGGCTCTTTCCCCCACAAAGACCGGGAAGTCCTGGGAATGGCACTCAAGATGCTTCCTGTGCCGGGAAGCCGGGTGCATTTTTTTTGGTCTGGCATATCCAGGACAGTCTAGGACATAATAGGACAAGCCTAGACTTAGAGGGCGCACAATCTTGAAGCAGGAGGTTGTTGTGGCGAACCTAAGTCGCAACCACAAACGATTTACAATCACAGAAGTCGCCGGCAGACTGGGTGTTACAGCAAAAACCCTGATCCGCTGGGAAAAGGCCGGCAAGGTGCGCCCTCCCAAGCGGGACTGGCGCGGCTGGCGAGTTTACAGCGAAGAGGATGTGCGCGGGCTGCGTACCTTCCACGAATCCCTGTATTGAACAAGCTCTAGGAGGCATATATGCGCAGGATCACACAAATCACCCGTTTAGGGCTCGCAGTCACGCTCTTAAGCACTCTTCTGCTTCACCCCAGCTGGGCCCAGCAGCAGCAAGACGATTGGAGTTATGAGCCTTCGCCGGACGCCTATCAGCAGCAGGGCTACGGCTCCCAAAATCAGATTAGTCAGGGGACCCCAAACCGCCAACAAACAACCGAGGCCATCGATCGCTATCTTGCCGCCCGGGAAGCCCCCGGCCTCAATTCCCTGTCCGGAACCGTGGCCGGCATTTTGGGTAGCGGCCCGTACACCCTGGGCATCGGGGATGTGGTTCAGATCATGGTGCGCGGCCAGCCCGAATTCAGCGGCAGTTTTGTCGTGGGCCCGGACGGCGCCCTCCAGTACACCTTTGTGGGCGATGTGCCGGCCGTAGGAATGACCAAGAACGAGCTCAAAGAGGTGGTTGTGAGCCACTTGACGCGCTATGTCAAAGTCCCGAGCGTCAGTGTCGCGATTGTGGGCTACAATTCCAAGTCCGTGTACCTGCTGGGCGAGGTGGCCAGTCCCGGCAAGTATGCCATGGCCGGTGATTCCATTACCTTGCGTGAGGCCGTAGTCCGGGCCGGACTTCCCGAACGGGCTTCGGCAGCCACTCACCGCACCTGGGTGATCACTCCGGATGACACCCATCCGGTGGCACGGAAGATTGATTTGCAGAAGATTCTTTACAAGGGTGTTCTCAAGGAGAACATCGATCTGAAGCCCGGAGATGTCGTGTACATACCGCCGACAGTAATGACTAGTGTCACCCGGACCTTGGATGAGTTCTTCTCGCCCTTCTATCGGGCGGCTGTGGTCACGAGTGTGGCCGGAGACGTTTTCGACTAAGCCACTTGCAGGAATTGACCGGGGGAACGGCCTGGATTTCATTCCAGGTCCAGGAGGATAGAGAAGTATGGCCATTCAGACCGAAACGGCCGGTTGGCAGGATTATCTTAAGCTTATCTGGCGGCGTAAATGGGCTTTTTTGATTCCCTTTGTGCTCTGCATCTTCTTGGGAGCAGGGGCCATTGTCGTGCTTCCCGAGATCTATGAAGCACAGACCGTGATCCTGGTGCGGGAACAGAAACTGCTCAATCCGCTCATCAGCGGACTCGCAGTGTCGACCACTGTGAGCCAGCGCCTGCGCACGATGCGCGAGGAAATCCTGGCTTGGTCCAGTCTTGTCCAGCTCATCAAGGAACTCAACCTGAACGAAGGCGACGAGAGTCCGCTCACCTACGAGCGCATTGTCCGGCGGCTGCGCAGGGATATCGCGGTCGGCATGAAGGGCAATGATATTATCGTTATCGGTTACCAGGATGAGAAACCGGAGCAAGCTCAACAACTGGTCAATACGCTGACCAATATCCTCATTGAAAGAAATATCTCCGCGCAGAATGACGAGGCCGATACAGCCATTGATTTTATCGAGGAACAGATCAAAATCTATGAGAGCAAACTCGAGAAATCTGAAGAGGCCTTGCGCGAATTCAAAGAGGTATACGCGGTCCAGATGCCCGTTGCCTCGGCGCTAAACGACCAGTTGGTCGGTCTCGAACTGCAGCTCACCAATCTGCTCATCGACAACACCGAGGAACACCCTGCGGTCAAGGAGCTCCGGAGACAGATTGAAAGCATCAAATCCCGTCGCAATGAGGAGATCCGCAAAGTCGCGGAGAGCGGCCAGATCGATGTGGACCCCCGGACCTACAGCGAAATGTCCCTTTCCATCCCGCGCCAGCAGCAGGAAATGGCGCGCCTGACCCGGGACTACGGAATCAGCGAAGGCGTGTACTCGCATCTCAAGTCGCGTTTGGAAAAAGCCCGGATCTCCCAGCGGCTTGAAAGCTCCGACGACGGCACGACCTTCAAGGTGTTGGACCCGGCTCGTTTGCCTTACGAACCCGTAAGCCCCAATGTCAAACGCGTGATGTTCCTGGCCGTTTTCGTGGGACTCGCGTTGGGAGGCGGTTGTGCGTTCCTGGTGGAATACCTCGACAACTCCTACCGCGACGCGGATGAGATCCGGGATGATTTGGAGCTGCCGGCCTTAGGTTCGATTTCAAAGATCGTCACCGTGGAAGACGTGCAGGCCAGACGGGCCCTGTGGTGGAAACGCCTTGTCACCACAATAAGCGTAATCGCGTGCGTGGCCGCAGGCATTGTGGCCAGCGCATTCCTCATCTAGGAAACCGGATAATGTACGAGACCTTTTACGGATTTTCAGAAAAACCCTTTAACCAAACTCCGAATCACCGCTTTTTCTTTCCTTCGGAAAAGCACACGGATGCGCTCAATTCGCTCGTTTACACGATTTCAGAGCGGCGCGGCTTTGTCGTGCTCACCGGTGAAATCGGGGCGGGAAAAACAACGGTTTGCAGGACTCTGATGTCCAGACTGGACGCCGATACGCAAATCGCCATTATCCGGAACACCCATCTGACTCCAAAAGAACTGATTCAGCTCATTCTGGAGGAGCTCGAGGTGGACTACAAACCGGGAACCAAGTCACAGCTTCTGTCGCAGCTCAACGAGTATCTGGTCGACCAGCTTGTGATGGGACGCAATGTGGTGCTACTGATTGACGAAGCCCAGAATCTCGCCCCAAAGGTATTGGAAGAAGTTCGCATGATCTCGAACCTGGAGACAGAGACCGAGAAGCTCATCCAGATCATCATGATGGGGCAACCCGAGCTCTGGCGGAAACTCAATCTGCACAACTTGCGGCAGCTTAAGCAGCGTGTGGCGACCTTCTTTCATTTGGAACCTTTGAATGAGGAAGAGACCCGGCTTTACATCAAACACCGGCTCGAACACGTAAGCGGGGGACCCGTGGATATCTTTACAGCGGATGCCATGAGACGTGTCCACGCCTATTCCGGAGGTGTCCCGCGCTTGATCAATTCAATTTGTGATGCCGCTCTGCTCACCGGATATGTTAATGAGCGGCGCACGGTGGATTCCTCCATGATTGATGAAGTGGCAGCCGAAATTCCTTCGGTGGATGCACACCCTTTTCCCTTTGAGAGCCCTTTGGGGACAACTGAGCGCGCGGAGACAGCACTATGAGCAAGATTTCTAAGGCCCTGGAAAAAGCAGCAAAAGACCGCTTTACCAAAGTAGTCCAGGAGCGCCCTACTGTGCGCTACCGGGATCCGGTCAAGGTGGCGGAATCCCGTATAGACCCGCATGTCGTGGTCTATCATGATCCGCATTCCCCCATTGCCGAGCAATACAAGACTCTGCGAACTAATCTGCAAGCCCTTTCCGCCAAGCAGCCGATTCGCACGCTGGGCCTGACAAGCGCGATCAACAGCGAAGGGAAAACGCTCACCAGTATCAACCTGGCCGCGACAATGGCGCAGAATGACCAGAAGCGGATTGTCCTGGTGGATTGCGATCTGAGGCGGGGGAGTATCCGCCAGGTCCTCGGGCTTCAAGAGCAACCGGGTGTGAGCGAGATCCTTTCCGAGGGATATCCGCTAGATCAGGCCCTGGTCCAGACTCAGATTCCCAATTTGACCATCCTGCCCGCCGGGGCCACGCCCGACAATCCCACGGAACTTTTGGACTCGCACCGCATGCGCGGCCTCATCAAGGATCTCCGGGAACAGTTTGACCTGGCCATCTTTGATACGCCCCCGATCATCCCTTTGACCGATGCGGGGGTTTTGGGCGCCAACATGGACGGAATGATCCTGGTGGTTCAATCCGGGCGCACGCAGCGCAAGCTGGTGGTCCAGGCAGACGATATTCTCCGGAATCTCAATATCCGTACTCTGGGTTTTATTTTGACGCACGCGGATTACTTTGTGCCCAAGTACGGCTACGGCTACTACTACGGCTACCGGCCGGACCAGAAGAAAGCGGCAACGGGTCCTGCCAACGGCGGCCAGGATAAGAAGAAACCTGAACAAGAAAGTGAGTAAGTGATGTTGTCCAGTTCCAGATTTGCACAGAGTGTGGGTTTTGCATGGGAAGGTCTGACCGAGGCCTGGAACACCCAGCGCAATTTTAGAATCCAGGTCTTTATCGCGGCAATGGTATCGGCCGGGGGCGTAATGCTGGGTTTTACCACGGGCGAGTGGATGGTTGTGCTGATTGTGATGGGAATGGTTCTGTCCGCCGAGCTCCTGAATACCGCCATCGAAACAGCGGTGGACTGGCTCGGTAAAGGCCGGACGCATCCTCAGGCCAAGAAGATCAAAGACCTGTCGGCCGCATCCGTGCTGGTGCTGTCGGTCACCGCAGGCAGTATCGGGCTTTTTCTGATGGCCCGGCATATCGGCGAGTTGCCCAAATGGGACCAAAGGTTTTGGATCCTGAGCGCAATTTCCGTCACGATGATCGCACTCAAGCTCCTTTGGAAGCAGCCCTTGGACATCGAAAAAGAAAAAGAATAAGACCCAAGTAGTCCCTGCTGGAAATATTCTGGATTGTTGTAACGGCTGAGAGACTCTCTCAGCCGTCTCATCGTATACGGGAGCCCCATGAAGACCCATTCAGATTCGAGCGTTGACGAAATGCGCCACAGCAATGCAGCCTCCGTCGTCGTTGAATGTCTGCACAAGGAAGGTGTGAAACACGTATTCGGATTGCTGGGTTCGCATATCCTGGGTATTTTTGCCGAACTCGCCGGACACGAAAGTATCCGCCTGGTTGTTTCCAAGCATGAAAATAATGCCTCCTTTATGGCGGATATGGCCGGACGCCTGACAGGGCGGCCGGGAGTGGCCATTGCCACCGCAGGGCCGGGCGCCACAAATTCCATCACTGCCGTTGCCCAGGCCTATGCCTCCAATTCGCCTTTGGTGCATATTTCGGGCGCGGTGCGCCAGGGGGCCCATCCTTTTGAATTCCACGGAACCCAAAGCGCCGAAGCCGGAGTTCGAAGCTTTGCGGAGTTCACCAAATGGTCGACCTCAGTGCACTCGCTCGAGGCCCTGGGACCGGCCCTGGCAAAAGCCTTTCACCTGGCTGTTACAGGACGCCCAGGTCCCGTGCATGTGGAAATTCCGCACGACATCATGCTGGCCAAACCCATATTGCTGCCCCCCTACCAGCCCATCGCCCCTGTGGAGGGCAGGTTGGATGCCCGGGCTGTGCGCCGGTTGTTGCGCCTGTTTTCTCAAGCCAAACGCCCCTTGATTCTCGGCGGCGGCGTGGCCAAATCCCTCAACCTGGGGGAAGGACTTGCAGCCCTTGCCGAGCGCTCTCAGGCACTGGTTGCCTTGAGTGACGACAATGCCTGGGGCGCTATCCCCGACCACCGTCCAAATTTTATCGGTTATTCCGGCGGCATCAATACCAACCGCTATGCCCGGCAAGCCCTTTGCCAAGCGGATTTTATCCTGGCTGTCGGACACCGGTCCCAGGATGAAGCCCGCCGTTATCTGAAGTCGAATGGCTTTTACGGACGGTCATTCTACCTGGGATGCCCCCAGAACGATCTGGACCCCAAAATGGCCGGCCTTCCCAAAACGCTTTCCGCGCTGACAGAGGCACTGTCCGGAAAAACTTCCCCAGTACAGCCTCAGTGGGTTTCCTTGGCCGGCCGGTTGCAACAGGACAGGGACGCTTGGCGGGAGACCCTGATTTCGCCTCAAGTTCCGGGGCCCTCGCCCGACCTGGGGCGCGTCTTGTCCTCCTTAAGCAAGAGACTGGACTCCGACGCCGTTGTGATCGGCGGAATCGGGAACAATAATTACTGGCTCCGGGCCATGCTTCCGGTCAAGCAGGCCAATGCCCATTTCGGGGCCGGCAGCTGGGGCAGTATGGGTTGGGAGTTGGGGGGGGCTATCGCAGCCAAGTTACTTTGCCCTCAACGCCAAGTGCTTGCCGTGACCGGCGACGGGTCCATGCTCATGTCTTTGTCTGATTTGGGGACTGCCTTGGAGGAAAATCTGAAAATCCTGCTCATTGTGTTTAATGACAGCGGATACGGCATGATGGAAAGCATGCTTGGAAAAACCTCCAAGTTTTGGACCGGCACACGCTATTTGGCCCCGGATTTTGCTTCGCTGGCTGAAAGCTTCGGAGTCAAGGGCATTCAGCTCAAGCCGGGTGAAAACCCGGAGCCAAAGCTGGACCAAGCATTTGAGGCCCTGGAACACGGGCCCGTGGTCTTGGAGGTTCTGGGCGCCCTAAACCACCCTGTGCCGGATTTTTCCGAAGTGGGAAAAACCATCGCGCACGGCTCCACACCGGGATACTGGATCCAAAAGATTCAACGAGTGAAAAGTGATTTCTCAAACAGAATGAAGCGGGCTTTAGGACTGCACCGGAGAAAGGTTCATCCATGAGCACAGCTCAGCTGAACAGGCAAATCGCTCAAGGGGTCAAATGGTCACTTTTGGGCAACGTCGCCGAGAAAATCCTTTCGGTG
Proteins encoded:
- a CDS encoding CpsD/CapB family tyrosine-protein kinase; this encodes MSKISKALEKAAKDRFTKVVQERPTVRYRDPVKVAESRIDPHVVVYHDPHSPIAEQYKTLRTNLQALSAKQPIRTLGLTSAINSEGKTLTSINLAATMAQNDQKRIVLVDCDLRRGSIRQVLGLQEQPGVSEILSEGYPLDQALVQTQIPNLTILPAGATPDNPTELLDSHRMRGLIKDLREQFDLAIFDTPPIIPLTDAGVLGANMDGMILVVQSGRTQRKLVVQADDILRNLNIRTLGFILTHADYFVPKYGYGYYYGYRPDQKKAATGPANGGQDKKKPEQESE
- the rpoN gene encoding RNA polymerase factor sigma-54 gives rise to the protein MAFQLRQTQKLTQKLALTPQMRQAIRILQMPIAELNQYLREQTIENPLLEVAGDAEPEISSDQPSTDHAMEAEARPEPEALSPEQEFVEYFEEYMQDDPSRNQKLVDNDQALEMYNFRESLLTDAPNFRNSLFEQFRMLSPRAGLFEVGEYLVGNLDENGYLRTTVEEAAESCACSLEESAEALAMLQSLDPPGIAARDLAECLMLQLARQGREDTLAYRLVRDYLKELGVHHLKRLAKELKVPLSKIVEATAIISQLDPKPALALGLDDNHPVVPDISIVKEEGGFVVVLKDEELLPLRLNKQYRELIQKADSKQDLKSYVRERLHSAMWVMKAVRQRTQTLRKITEYVVSVQEAYLEHGAGYLVPLTFKQVADHVEMHETTISRAVDGKYAETPQGTIRLRD
- a CDS encoding polysaccharide export protein — its product is MRRITQITRLGLAVTLLSTLLLHPSWAQQQQDDWSYEPSPDAYQQQGYGSQNQISQGTPNRQQTTEAIDRYLAAREAPGLNSLSGTVAGILGSGPYTLGIGDVVQIMVRGQPEFSGSFVVGPDGALQYTFVGDVPAVGMTKNELKEVVVSHLTRYVKVPSVSVAIVGYNSKSVYLLGEVASPGKYAMAGDSITLREAVVRAGLPERASAATHRTWVITPDDTHPVARKIDLQKILYKGVLKENIDLKPGDVVYIPPTVMTSVTRTLDEFFSPFYRAAVVTSVAGDVFD
- a CDS encoding diacylglycerol kinase family protein gives rise to the protein MLSSSRFAQSVGFAWEGLTEAWNTQRNFRIQVFIAAMVSAGGVMLGFTTGEWMVVLIVMGMVLSAELLNTAIETAVDWLGKGRTHPQAKKIKDLSAASVLVLSVTAGSIGLFLMARHIGELPKWDQRFWILSAISVTMIALKLLWKQPLDIEKEKE
- a CDS encoding AAA family ATPase, coding for MYETFYGFSEKPFNQTPNHRFFFPSEKHTDALNSLVYTISERRGFVVLTGEIGAGKTTVCRTLMSRLDADTQIAIIRNTHLTPKELIQLILEELEVDYKPGTKSQLLSQLNEYLVDQLVMGRNVVLLIDEAQNLAPKVLEEVRMISNLETETEKLIQIIMMGQPELWRKLNLHNLRQLKQRVATFFHLEPLNEEETRLYIKHRLEHVSGGPVDIFTADAMRRVHAYSGGVPRLINSICDAALLTGYVNERRTVDSSMIDEVAAEIPSVDAHPFPFESPLGTTERAETAL
- a CDS encoding MerR family transcriptional regulator yields the protein MANLSRNHKRFTITEVAGRLGVTAKTLIRWEKAGKVRPPKRDWRGWRVYSEEDVRGLRTFHESLY
- a CDS encoding thiamine pyrophosphate-binding protein, which codes for MKTHSDSSVDEMRHSNAASVVVECLHKEGVKHVFGLLGSHILGIFAELAGHESIRLVVSKHENNASFMADMAGRLTGRPGVAIATAGPGATNSITAVAQAYASNSPLVHISGAVRQGAHPFEFHGTQSAEAGVRSFAEFTKWSTSVHSLEALGPALAKAFHLAVTGRPGPVHVEIPHDIMLAKPILLPPYQPIAPVEGRLDARAVRRLLRLFSQAKRPLILGGGVAKSLNLGEGLAALAERSQALVALSDDNAWGAIPDHRPNFIGYSGGINTNRYARQALCQADFILAVGHRSQDEARRYLKSNGFYGRSFYLGCPQNDLDPKMAGLPKTLSALTEALSGKTSPVQPQWVSLAGRLQQDRDAWRETLISPQVPGPSPDLGRVLSSLSKRLDSDAVVIGGIGNNNYWLRAMLPVKQANAHFGAGSWGSMGWELGGAIAAKLLCPQRQVLAVTGDGSMLMSLSDLGTALEENLKILLIVFNDSGYGMMESMLGKTSKFWTGTRYLAPDFASLAESFGVKGIQLKPGENPEPKLDQAFEALEHGPVVLEVLGALNHPVPDFSEVGKTIAHGSTPGYWIQKIQRVKSDFSNRMKRALGLHRRKVHP